A genomic stretch from Mycobacterium paraterrae includes:
- a CDS encoding SDR family NAD(P)-dependent oxidoreductase, with translation MTRVALVTGGASGMGEATCHELGRRGMNVAVLDVNEAAAQRVTDDLRSDGITAIGVGVDVTDRAGVEHAFAKVRSELGSVTVLVTSAGQFRFSPFADITVESWSRIIDVNLTGTFHCCQVALPDMVYAQWGRIVMISSSSAQRGSPFAAHYAASKGAVITLTKSLAREYAPQGITVNNIPPSGIETPMQHEGQAAGYLPSNEQMASNIPLGYLGNSADVAAAVGFLCSDEARYITGQVLGVNGGAVM, from the coding sequence ATGACCAGGGTTGCGCTGGTCACCGGCGGCGCGTCAGGAATGGGCGAGGCGACCTGCCATGAACTGGGCCGGCGCGGCATGAACGTAGCGGTCCTCGACGTCAACGAGGCCGCCGCGCAACGAGTCACCGACGACCTGCGCTCCGACGGCATCACCGCGATCGGGGTAGGTGTCGACGTCACGGACCGCGCCGGGGTCGAGCATGCCTTTGCCAAGGTCCGCAGCGAACTCGGCTCGGTGACCGTGTTGGTGACCAGCGCGGGCCAGTTCAGGTTCTCGCCCTTCGCTGACATCACCGTCGAATCCTGGTCGCGCATCATCGATGTCAACCTGACCGGTACCTTTCACTGCTGTCAGGTCGCGCTGCCTGACATGGTGTACGCGCAGTGGGGCAGGATCGTGATGATCTCGTCATCCAGCGCGCAGCGTGGCTCCCCGTTCGCCGCCCACTATGCGGCGTCCAAGGGTGCGGTGATCACCCTGACCAAGTCGCTGGCTCGCGAATACGCGCCACAGGGAATCACGGTCAACAACATTCCGCCGTCGGGCATCGAGACTCCCATGCAACATGAGGGTCAGGCGGCCGGATACCTCCCCTCCAACGAGCAGATGGCGAGCAATATCCCGCTGGGTTACCTCGGCAATAGCGCGGATGTCGCTGCTGCGGTGGGGTTTCTGTGCTCCGACGAAGCCCGTTACATCACCGGCCAGGTGCTCGGTGTCAACGGCGGAGCGGTGATGTGA